The Lichenihabitans psoromatis genomic interval CCGAGATGGCGGGCGCAGGCGATGAAAACATGAGCAACAGCGCCGCTCGTGCCTGTTTTTGCCGCAAATGTCTCGCTCGCGCTTTTCAGATCGCCGCTCTCACCCGCGATCGGCAGCGCCACATGAACCGCATCGAGCAGGGCATGCAGTTTGCCGAGATCGGTCGTCTCCTCGGCCACGGCGGTTTCGGCAAAGCGGCGCAGCGGCTCATCGGCGGTCGTCAGATCGCTGCCGCGCAAGAACAGATCGACAGGAAGCCGTTCCGCCGAGCCGCGGATAAGCCCAGCCGTGTCGAAATTCTCGATTTCACCGAAGAGCGAGATGGCCAATTCTTCCGAAAGGCCCTTGGCCGTGAAGGTGTGGGTGATGTTGCCAAACCCGTCCACGCCGGCCTTCAACATGCAATCGACATCGACGTCGATGCGCCAGTTCATGATGTGCTGGCCTTCATGCGAACGCGGAGTCATCCGCAGAATTTGGGTCACGTTGCGAACCGGCTCGGCAAACCGGTAGTGCAAGTGGTGACGGATACGCAGCCTCATGCTCGACCTCAGACCAGAAATTGTTCCGCGATTGCGGCGCCGAGTTTATTGTTATCGTCCAGAAAGCCCGTGATGAACTCA includes:
- a CDS encoding transglutaminase family protein → MRLRIRHHLHYRFAEPVRNVTQILRMTPRSHEGQHIMNWRIDVDVDCMLKAGVDGFGNITHTFTAKGLSEELAISLFGEIENFDTAGLIRGSAERLPVDLFLRGSDLTTADEPLRRFAETAVAEETTDLGKLHALLDAVHVALPIAGESGDLKSASETFAAKTGTSGAVAHVFIACARHLGFPARFASGYYLGEEENGTSHAWSEAYVGGLGWIGFDAAHAICPQERHIRVASGLDGLAAAPVRGTYAAELTDRLDITTLFGFDGGQRQSQTQGGQSQSQGGQSQSQGSGGQSQSQG